In Blattabacterium cuenoti, the following proteins share a genomic window:
- a CDS encoding polyprenyl synthetase family protein, translated as MKIILEKIKNTIEIEIKEFENQFFDIIKSKVALIDKITHFIIHKKGKRIRPIFVFLIAKMLGKVQKKTYHTACVIELIHTATLIHDDVVDNSFFRRGSSSINAIWKNKTAVLVGDYLLSKSLLLATNNNYYDLLKIICKTIKNMSEVELFQIGKSLNINENIYNKIIYYKTASLIAASCEAGARSVNVDEKTALKMRRLGAFTGIAFQIKDDLFDYQETKENFTGKPVGIDLREKKITLPLIYSIQKSTKKEKEWILNSIKNYDEKKRDQIIAYVKKYGGLEYATKKMMLFRNNALKILEYYPEGKIKRTLKIMINFIIDRNQ; from the coding sequence ATGAAGATAATTTTAGAAAAAATAAAGAATACAATAGAAATAGAAATAAAAGAATTTGAAAATCAATTTTTTGATATTATTAAAAGTAAGGTAGCACTGATCGATAAAATAACACATTTTATTATTCATAAAAAAGGAAAACGAATACGTCCAATATTTGTATTTTTAATAGCGAAAATGCTCGGAAAAGTTCAGAAAAAAACATATCATACAGCTTGTGTTATAGAACTAATTCATACAGCTACACTTATACATGATGATGTTGTTGACAATAGCTTTTTTCGTCGTGGATCTTCTTCTATTAATGCTATATGGAAGAATAAAACTGCTGTTTTAGTAGGTGATTATTTATTGTCTAAAAGTCTCCTTTTAGCGACGAACAATAACTATTATGATCTGCTAAAAATTATATGCAAAACAATAAAAAATATGAGTGAAGTTGAGTTATTTCAGATAGGAAAATCATTGAATATAAACGAAAATATTTATAATAAAATTATTTATTATAAAACAGCTAGTTTGATTGCTGCTTCTTGTGAAGCAGGCGCTCGTTCAGTTAATGTAGATGAAAAAACAGCATTAAAAATGAGAAGACTTGGAGCTTTTACAGGAATAGCTTTTCAAATAAAAGATGATTTATTTGATTATCAAGAAACTAAAGAAAATTTCACAGGAAAACCTGTAGGAATAGATCTTAGGGAAAAAAAAATTACACTTCCATTAATATATAGCATTCAAAAATCTACTAAAAAGGAAAAAGAGTGGATATTAAATTCTATAAAAAATTATGATGAAAAAAAAAGAGATCAAATAATAGCATATGTTAAAAAATATGGAGGACTAGAATATGCAACTAAAAAAATGATGTTATTTCGCAATAATGCATTGAAAATACTAGAATATTATCCAGAGGGAAAAATTAAAAGAACTTTAAAAATAATGATAAATTTTATCATTGATAGAAATCAATAA
- a CDS encoding RpiB/LacA/LacB family sugar-phosphate isomerase: protein MVIAIGSDHTGLFYKGLIIDFLIKKGHKVKDFGYSGYNSEKVDYPDFVHPTAKFVEEGKANFGIVLCGSGNGAAMTANKYNKIRAALVWKKEIAYLARKHNDANIISLPARFINKEYLLEIIEVFINTNFDGGRHQIRIEKISLK from the coding sequence ATGGTAATAGCAATAGGATCTGATCATACTGGATTGTTTTACAAAGGTTTAATTATTGATTTTCTAATAAAAAAAGGACATAAAGTTAAAGATTTTGGATATTCTGGATATAATTCAGAAAAAGTTGATTATCCAGATTTTGTTCATCCTACAGCTAAATTTGTAGAAGAAGGTAAAGCAAATTTTGGAATAGTATTATGTGGTAGTGGAAATGGAGCAGCTATGACTGCGAATAAATACAATAAAATTCGTGCAGCATTAGTTTGGAAAAAAGAAATTGCTTATCTAGCAAGGAAACATAATGATGCTAATATAATTAGTTTACCAGCACGTTTTATAAATAAAGAGTATCTATTAGAAATAATAGAAGTATTTATAAATACTAATTTTGATGGAGGAAGACATCAAATAAGAATAGAAAAAATTTCTTTAAAATAA
- the gmk gene encoding guanylate kinase: protein MKKGKMIILSGPSGSGKSTISNYLLSKIPELKFSTSCTTRNSRNKEIHGKDYYFISIETFIYKIKKLQFAEWEEVYPRIFYGTLKSEIHKNWKNNKHILFDIDVKGGLNLKKQFPHNSLSIFIMVESIEKLRERLILRNSESKEKIDLRLNKAKEEQRYAKKFDFVLLNIDLLEAKKEAMNLVSKFISNE from the coding sequence ATGAAAAAAGGAAAAATGATCATTTTATCAGGACCTTCTGGTTCTGGAAAAAGTACTATTTCAAATTATTTATTGTCAAAAATTCCAGAATTAAAATTTTCTACATCATGTACTACTAGAAATAGTAGAAATAAAGAAATACATGGAAAAGATTATTATTTTATTTCTATAGAAACCTTTATTTATAAAATAAAAAAACTACAATTTGCAGAATGGGAAGAAGTATATCCTAGAATTTTTTATGGAACTTTAAAAAGTGAAATCCATAAAAATTGGAAAAATAATAAACATATATTATTTGATATAGATGTTAAAGGTGGTTTAAATTTAAAAAAACAATTTCCTCATAATTCTTTATCTATATTTATAATGGTTGAATCTATAGAAAAATTAAGAGAAAGATTAATTTTAAGAAATTCAGAATCTAAAGAAAAAATTGATTTACGTTTAAATAAAGCAAAAGAAGAACAACGATATGCTAAAAAATTTGATTTTGTTTTATTAAATATCGATTTATTAGAAGCAAAAAAAGAAGCTATGAACCTCGTATCTAAATTTATTTCTAATGAATAA
- the topA gene encoding type I DNA topoisomerase — MKENLVIVESPTKAKTIQTFLGKNYYVTPSYGHIIDLPEKELGINIQEDFKPNYVVLPKKKNIVQCLDNLIKNYKNIWLASDEDREGEAIAYQICKRFNIQDGKYKRIVFHEITKKSIFFAIKNPRTLNYDLIYAQQARRILDRLVGFKLSPILWKKIGKGLSAGRVQSVALRLIIEREKEIKEKNISLQHYYIYGTFEHKKNKIFTTKIEKKIDNEEKMKNILLSCTNSTFKIKKIVTKQEKKISPIPFTTSSLQQEASVKLNYSISKTMLLAQKLYEKGYITYHRTDSTRISDEILSKIRDFIIDTYGNVYLFAKNKFLKKKFSQEAHESIRPTVINNIIINKRYLVSLDTDQKNLYKLIWKRTIAGQMSDCITEKKIFFIQSSNFEELFSYTKKYIVFDGFTILDSSKKDKEKDFIEEIKEQDTLNNVEFLAKQIVKNNIYRHSEASLVRDLEKLGIGRPSTYVPIINTLQKRNYIIKQKIIKKIKKQKIFFIKKNNIFEKKVEIVEIEKNKFFPTDMGFLTIKFLKKNFKEITDYHFTAKMEKSLDDIAIGKKSWILIIKNFYKEFIKKIQYVEKHVEKINKERFLGVDPTSKRKIFVKIARFGPVIQVGEFHEKNRPQFYPLLNIKKMNTISLQEAIKILKLPKSLGFFNGEEIFLKINKQGIHIKYKNLSIPIEDKVFFESLNLEEAINILKKTLIN; from the coding sequence ATGAAAGAAAATCTAGTAATTGTAGAATCTCCTACAAAAGCTAAAACTATCCAAACATTTCTAGGTAAAAATTATTATGTAACTCCAAGTTATGGACACATTATAGACCTTCCAGAAAAGGAATTGGGAATTAACATACAGGAAGATTTTAAACCTAATTATGTTGTTTTACCTAAAAAAAAGAATATAGTTCAATGCTTAGATAATTTAATAAAAAATTATAAAAATATTTGGTTAGCTTCTGATGAAGACCGTGAAGGAGAAGCAATAGCATATCAAATATGTAAAAGATTTAATATTCAAGATGGAAAATATAAAAGAATTGTTTTTCATGAGATTACAAAAAAATCAATTTTTTTTGCTATTAAAAATCCAAGAACACTAAATTACGATTTAATATATGCTCAACAAGCAAGACGTATTTTAGATAGATTGGTTGGATTTAAATTATCTCCTATATTATGGAAAAAGATTGGAAAAGGGTTATCTGCTGGAAGAGTGCAATCTGTAGCGTTAAGATTAATAATAGAAAGGGAAAAAGAAATAAAAGAAAAAAATATCTCTTTGCAACATTATTATATATATGGAACTTTTGAACATAAAAAAAATAAAATATTTACAACAAAAATAGAAAAAAAGATAGATAATGAAGAAAAAATGAAAAATATTTTATTATCATGTACAAATTCTACTTTTAAAATAAAAAAAATCGTTACAAAACAAGAAAAAAAAATATCTCCAATACCTTTTACAACATCTTCTTTACAACAAGAAGCATCAGTTAAACTGAATTATTCTATATCAAAAACTATGCTGTTAGCACAAAAATTATATGAAAAAGGATATATTACATATCATCGTACAGATAGTACAAGAATATCTGATGAAATCTTATCGAAGATAAGGGATTTTATAATAGATACATATGGAAATGTGTATTTATTTGCTAAAAATAAATTTTTGAAAAAAAAATTTTCACAAGAAGCTCATGAATCTATCCGTCCAACAGTTATTAATAATATTATTATCAATAAACGTTATTTAGTATCTTTAGATACTGATCAAAAAAATCTTTATAAACTCATATGGAAACGTACAATTGCAGGACAAATGTCTGATTGTATCACAGAAAAAAAAATTTTTTTTATTCAATCTTCTAATTTTGAAGAATTATTTTCTTATACAAAAAAATATATTGTTTTCGATGGATTTACAATTCTAGATTCTAGTAAAAAAGATAAAGAAAAAGATTTTATAGAAGAAATAAAAGAACAAGATACATTAAATAATGTAGAATTTTTAGCTAAACAAATTGTTAAAAATAATATTTATAGGCATAGTGAAGCTTCTTTAGTAAGAGATTTAGAAAAATTAGGAATAGGAAGACCATCTACTTATGTTCCCATAATAAATACTTTGCAAAAAAGAAATTATATAATTAAACAAAAAATAATAAAGAAAATAAAAAAACAAAAAATTTTCTTTATAAAAAAGAATAATATTTTTGAAAAAAAAGTTGAAATAGTTGAAATAGAAAAAAATAAATTTTTTCCTACGGATATGGGATTTTTAACCATTAAATTTTTAAAAAAAAATTTTAAAGAAATAACAGATTATCATTTTACAGCAAAGATGGAAAAAAGTTTAGATGATATAGCTATAGGAAAAAAATCATGGATTTTAATAATTAAAAATTTTTATAAAGAATTTATAAAAAAAATACAGTATGTTGAAAAACATGTTGAAAAAATTAATAAAGAACGTTTTCTTGGTGTAGATCCCACTTCTAAAAGGAAAATTTTTGTTAAAATCGCTAGATTTGGTCCTGTTATTCAAGTAGGAGAATTCCATGAAAAAAATAGACCTCAATTTTATCCCTTATTAAACATCAAAAAAATGAATACTATATCTCTTCAAGAAGCTATTAAAATTTTAAAATTACCAAAGTCATTAGGATTTTTTAATGGAGAAGAAATATTTTTAAAAATAAATAAACAAGGTATTCATATAAAATATAAAAACTTATCAATTCCAATTGAAGATAAAGTATTCTTTGAATCTCTAAATTTAGAGGAAGCTATTAATATTTTAAAAAAAACTTTAATAAACTAA
- a CDS encoding aspartate-semialdehyde dehydrogenase, with amino-acid sequence MKIGIVGVTGMVGRVMMDLLDKRNFPLKELYISASKKSIGKEFFFRKKKHRVIGIEDVLLKKPNIVLFSAGSNISKKWAPEFEKIGSIVIDNSSAWRMDSSKKLIVPEINAYLLNKNDKIIANPNCSTIQLVMVLYPLHIKYTITRIVVSTYQSVTGTGKKALDQLYNEENNNNNVKKVYPHPIYQNVIPHCDSFSEENYTLEEIKLMKETKKIMNDNKVNITATAARVPVIGGHSESVNITFKNKPNIDFIPKILSNIKGVIVLDNPKKNVYPMPILAKGKDEVFVGRIRKDDSFPNSINIWIVADNLRKGAATNAIQIAEYLKNIY; translated from the coding sequence ATGAAAATAGGTATAGTAGGTGTTACAGGAATGGTAGGACGTGTAATGATGGATCTTTTAGATAAAAGAAATTTTCCATTGAAAGAGTTATATATTTCTGCTTCCAAAAAGTCTATAGGTAAAGAGTTTTTTTTTAGAAAAAAAAAACATAGAGTAATTGGGATAGAAGATGTTTTATTAAAAAAACCAAATATCGTTTTATTTTCCGCAGGATCTAACATTTCAAAAAAATGGGCTCCTGAATTTGAAAAAATAGGTTCTATAGTTATAGATAATTCTTCTGCATGGAGAATGGATTCTAGTAAAAAATTAATAGTTCCTGAAATAAATGCTTATTTACTTAATAAAAATGATAAAATTATAGCTAATCCAAATTGTTCTACAATACAGTTAGTTATGGTATTATACCCATTGCATATAAAGTATACGATAACTAGAATTGTTGTATCTACATATCAATCAGTTACAGGAACTGGAAAAAAAGCTTTAGATCAACTATATAATGAAGAAAATAATAATAATAATGTAAAAAAAGTATATCCTCATCCTATTTATCAAAATGTTATTCCTCATTGTGATTCTTTTTCAGAAGAAAATTACACTTTAGAAGAAATAAAACTTATGAAAGAGACAAAAAAAATAATGAATGATAATAAAGTGAATATAACAGCTACTGCTGCACGTGTTCCTGTTATAGGAGGACATTCTGAGTCTGTAAACATTACATTTAAAAATAAACCAAATATAGATTTTATACCTAAAATTTTATCAAATATAAAAGGAGTTATTGTTTTAGACAATCCTAAAAAAAATGTTTATCCCATGCCAATTTTAGCTAAAGGAAAAGATGAAGTTTTTGTTGGTAGAATACGAAAAGATGACTCATTTCCTAATTCTATAAATATTTGGATTGTTGCAGATAATTTACGAAAAGGTGCAGCTACTAACGCAATTCAAATTGCAGAATATTTGAAAAATATATATTGA
- a CDS encoding phosphoglycerate kinase, with protein sequence MKKIKTVRDFNFEGKKVLIRVDFNVPINENYQIIDDTRIQYSIPTIKKILSDKGKVILISHFGRPKGKFSKNFSLKFLVNYLSDELNTTVKFHNDCIGEKSEKKANELKTGEILLLENLRFYQEEEKEDINFSKNLAKLADFYVNDAFSVSHRLHSSVSVLPKLFNKKCKCIGILMEKEILFLDKFLSGKGKKPVTVLLGGAKIYSKIKIIENLMDFSDHLLIGGGISYPFIKIKGGKIGNSIIEIENNKNIDDKLISILNLNNKKNIISLPTDVIISDYFDNSANIKICDIYSIPDKWIGLDIGPNSIKNFCNIINKSKTILWNGPMGVFELQKFSFGTKSIAKAIANATTKNKAFSLVGGGDSVAALKMVGYEKKISYLSTGGGAMLEYLKNKNNPGIQAMMV encoded by the coding sequence ATGAAAAAAATAAAAACTGTTCGAGATTTTAATTTTGAAGGAAAAAAAGTTTTAATAAGAGTAGATTTTAATGTTCCAATTAATGAAAATTATCAAATAATAGATGATACACGTATTCAATATAGTATTCCTACTATTAAAAAAATCCTTTCTGATAAAGGAAAAGTGATACTTATTTCTCATTTTGGTAGACCAAAAGGAAAATTTTCAAAAAATTTTTCCCTTAAATTTTTAGTCAATTATCTTTCTGACGAATTAAATACTACTGTTAAATTTCATAATGATTGTATAGGCGAAAAATCAGAAAAAAAAGCAAATGAACTTAAAACGGGAGAAATATTATTATTGGAAAATCTTAGATTTTATCAAGAAGAAGAAAAAGAAGATATAAACTTTTCTAAAAATTTGGCAAAATTAGCAGATTTTTATGTAAATGATGCTTTTTCAGTATCTCATCGTTTACATTCCTCTGTAAGTGTTCTTCCAAAATTATTTAACAAAAAATGCAAATGCATAGGAATACTTATGGAAAAAGAAATACTTTTTTTAGATAAATTTTTATCAGGAAAAGGTAAAAAACCTGTTACAGTTTTATTAGGAGGTGCTAAAATTTATTCTAAAATAAAAATTATTGAAAATCTTATGGACTTTTCTGATCATCTATTAATAGGAGGAGGAATTTCTTATCCTTTTATTAAAATAAAAGGAGGAAAAATAGGAAATTCTATAATAGAAATAGAAAATAATAAGAATATTGATGATAAATTAATATCCATATTAAATTTAAATAATAAGAAAAATATAATTTCTTTACCAACAGATGTTATTATTTCTGATTACTTTGATAATTCAGCAAATATAAAAATTTGTGATATTTATTCTATTCCAGATAAATGGATAGGATTAGACATAGGCCCTAATTCTATAAAGAATTTTTGTAATATTATAAATAAATCTAAAACTATATTATGGAATGGACCTATGGGGGTTTTTGAATTACAAAAATTTTCTTTTGGAACTAAATCTATAGCGAAAGCAATAGCAAATGCTACTACTAAAAATAAAGCATTTTCCTTAGTTGGAGGAGGAGATTCTGTTGCTGCATTAAAAATGGTAGGTTATGAAAAAAAAATTAGTTATTTATCTACTGGTGGAGGTGCTATGTTAGAATATTTAAAAAATAAGAATAATCCAGGTATTCAAGCTATGATGGTATAA